The following are encoded together in the Mammaliicoccus vitulinus genome:
- a CDS encoding hemolysin family protein, with amino-acid sequence MEISTIINFIVFFVLIAFTMVFVGSEFALVKVRMTRIEQLISEGSKSAKIVHKMVKELDYYLSACQLGITVTSLGLGWIGEPTFEVLIHPALDFFNLPDALTKTFSIVISFLIVTFIHVVVGELAPKTVAIQQAERLSLIFGRPLYYFGIVMKPLIWSMNGTARILVRAIGIQPTNEEQAMSEEELKLIMTQSYQSGEINHTELAYMKNIFSFDERLAKDIMVPRTQMVTLTEPFNIEELLVIINEHHYTRYPITEDGDKDHVKGFINVKEFLTEYASGANIKINNYIHDLPLIHEVTRISDALVKMQKDHVHMALVIDEYGGTAGVITMEDILEEIVGEIRDEFDDDEVNDIIKTGEDTYQINGRVTLSELEEKFGIDFADSDDIDTIGGWLQAHNPEIEKDDYVDTDYDKWVIIDVENHQIKTVALHKEFIKERRSIFDDDKEDEE; translated from the coding sequence TTGGAAATTTCGACCATAATAAACTTTATTGTATTCTTTGTATTAATTGCATTTACAATGGTATTTGTAGGATCTGAATTCGCGCTTGTTAAAGTACGTATGACTAGAATTGAACAATTGATATCTGAAGGTAGTAAATCAGCTAAAATTGTACATAAGATGGTTAAGGAACTAGACTATTATTTATCTGCATGTCAACTCGGTATTACAGTTACATCACTTGGATTAGGTTGGATTGGTGAACCGACATTTGAAGTATTAATTCATCCGGCATTAGATTTCTTTAATTTACCTGATGCACTCACAAAAACTTTTTCCATCGTAATCAGTTTCTTAATTGTTACATTCATACATGTTGTAGTTGGTGAATTAGCGCCAAAAACGGTAGCTATTCAACAAGCAGAGCGACTAAGTTTAATCTTCGGCAGACCGTTATATTATTTCGGTATTGTTATGAAACCACTTATTTGGTCTATGAATGGAACAGCACGTATTTTAGTAAGAGCAATAGGTATTCAACCTACGAACGAAGAACAAGCAATGTCAGAAGAAGAATTAAAGCTTATCATGACTCAAAGCTATCAAAGTGGTGAAATAAACCATACAGAATTAGCTTATATGAAAAATATTTTCTCATTCGATGAAAGATTAGCAAAAGATATCATGGTACCTAGAACACAAATGGTTACATTAACAGAACCATTTAATATTGAGGAACTGTTAGTAATCATTAATGAACATCATTATACACGTTACCCAATAACAGAAGATGGAGATAAAGATCACGTTAAAGGCTTTATTAACGTCAAAGAATTCTTAACAGAATATGCATCAGGTGCAAATATTAAAATCAATAATTATATACATGATTTACCACTTATTCACGAAGTTACGAGAATCAGTGATGCGTTAGTGAAAATGCAAAAAGATCATGTCCATATGGCATTAGTGATTGATGAGTACGGTGGCACAGCTGGTGTTATTACAATGGAAGATATTCTTGAAGAAATTGTTGGAGAAATCCGTGACGAATTTGATGATGATGAGGTAAATGACATCATTAAAACAGGTGAAGATACTTACCAAATTAATGGTCGTGTCACTTTATCAGAACTCGAAGAAAAGTTTGGAATAGACTTTGCAGATTCTGATGACATAGATACTATTGGTGGTTGGTTACAAGCACATAATCCAGAAATTGAGAAAGATGATTATGTAGACACAGATTACGACAAATGGGTTATAATTGATGTTGAGAACCATCAAATTAAAACTGTTGCATTGCACAAAGAATTTATTAAAGAACGTAGAAGTATTTTTGATGATGACAAAGAAGATGAGGAATGA
- a CDS encoding alpha/beta fold hydrolase: protein MLYYKTIIKSNDSEWVTLLHGAGGSSSIWFKQMRYYRKHFNILLVDLRGHGKSANKEWKKNDSFEHLAKEVVDVLDYLKIDKTHIIGMSLGTIVGQTMAESYPERISTLVLGGAIINVNLRTKFLLAIGRTIMNFVPYMLLYKLFAYIIMPRKAHEESRLRFVNEAKKVSQKQFIKWVKLTKLVNPYLAHLQVATKDIPTLFIMGEEDYLFMQPVERLVKENGNFSLEIIEQAGHVCNIDQPEAFNQISSKFIMKHVKSVTM from the coding sequence ATGTTATATTACAAGACAATTATAAAATCAAATGATTCTGAATGGGTTACGCTACTACATGGTGCTGGTGGGAGCTCTTCAATTTGGTTTAAACAAATGAGGTATTATAGAAAACACTTTAATATTTTATTAGTTGATTTACGAGGTCATGGTAAATCTGCAAATAAAGAATGGAAGAAAAATGATTCATTTGAACATTTGGCTAAAGAAGTCGTAGATGTATTGGATTATTTAAAAATCGACAAGACTCATATAATAGGGATGAGCTTAGGTACTATCGTTGGTCAAACGATGGCTGAATCCTATCCTGAAAGAATTTCAACTTTAGTATTAGGTGGCGCGATTATAAACGTTAATTTAAGAACGAAATTTTTACTCGCTATTGGCCGTACAATTATGAATTTTGTACCTTACATGCTGCTTTATAAACTTTTCGCATACATTATTATGCCTAGAAAAGCGCACGAAGAATCACGGTTAAGATTTGTTAATGAAGCTAAAAAAGTGTCTCAAAAACAATTTATTAAATGGGTTAAGCTGACTAAACTTGTTAATCCTTATTTAGCGCATTTACAAGTAGCTACGAAAGATATTCCGACGCTTTTTATAATGGGTGAGGAAGATTACTTGTTTATGCAGCCAGTTGAAAGATTAGTAAAAGAAAACGGGAATTTTTCTTTGGAAATCATAGAACAAGCTGGCCATGTATGTAATATCGATCAGCCTGAAGCTTTTAATCAAATAAGTTCAAAATTTATTATGAAACATGTAAAATCTGTAACGATGTAA
- a CDS encoding PTS fructose transporter subunit IIABC, with product MRITELLTKETIAMDLSATHKDQVIDELVSQLNQAGKLSDEVTFKEAIHARESQSTTGIGEGIAIPHAKTDAVQSAAIAFGKSIDGVDYQSLDMQPAHLFFMIAAPAGGAQTHLDALAKLSGILMDENVRAELLQAKSEEEVLNIINKHDDEATDEETEESVVASNEAAVSEEGLVLAVTACPTGIAHTYMAADALKNQAKKMGVPIKVETNGSGGIKNHLTEEEIEKASGIIVAADVHVETNRFDGKNVIQVPVADGIKRPEELINMAQDTSRKPFVAKGGKQSSSTSNEKQSVSKTIYKHLMNGVSNMLPLVISGGILMAIVFLFGENSFDPKSDQYNEFAANLWSIGSDSAFQLIVPILAGFIARSIADKPGFASGLVGGMLAVAGGSGFLGGIIAGFLAGYLTEGVKYIFKKLPQMFEGLKPTLIYPVLSVSLTGLLMVYVINPPTSWLNNLLLSGLDSLSGSNIMLLGLVLGAMMAIDMGGPFNKAAYVFATAALTEGNAAAITAAMVGGMIPPIAIATAMLIFRSKFTKAQKGSVIPNYVMGLSFITEGAIPFAAADPLRVIPSMMVGSGIGGAIALGLGSNIQAPHGGIFVILATDFGHVLQTLLAVVIGALVAAIIYGLIKPKLTKEQLEIAEEA from the coding sequence ATGAGAATTACTGAACTTTTAACTAAAGAAACGATCGCAATGGATTTATCAGCTACTCATAAAGATCAAGTAATAGATGAACTTGTATCTCAATTAAATCAAGCGGGGAAATTGAGTGATGAAGTTACGTTTAAAGAAGCGATTCATGCAAGAGAATCACAAAGTACAACTGGTATCGGGGAAGGCATAGCCATTCCTCATGCTAAAACAGATGCTGTACAATCAGCAGCAATTGCATTTGGTAAATCGATTGATGGTGTTGATTATCAATCGTTAGATATGCAACCAGCACATTTATTCTTTATGATTGCAGCACCTGCTGGAGGGGCTCAAACGCATTTAGATGCACTAGCAAAACTTTCTGGGATTTTAATGGATGAAAATGTAAGAGCAGAGTTACTACAAGCTAAAAGTGAAGAAGAAGTATTAAATATCATTAACAAGCATGATGATGAAGCGACAGACGAAGAAACAGAAGAATCTGTAGTTGCATCAAATGAAGCAGCGGTTTCTGAAGAAGGGCTTGTATTAGCTGTAACTGCATGTCCAACAGGAATTGCACATACTTATATGGCAGCAGATGCTTTGAAAAATCAAGCTAAAAAAATGGGCGTTCCGATTAAAGTTGAAACAAATGGTTCAGGTGGTATTAAGAACCATTTAACAGAAGAAGAAATCGAAAAGGCTTCAGGTATAATCGTAGCTGCAGATGTACATGTTGAAACAAATCGTTTCGATGGCAAAAACGTTATACAAGTGCCAGTAGCTGATGGTATTAAACGACCAGAAGAACTAATCAATATGGCACAAGATACGTCACGTAAGCCATTTGTCGCTAAAGGTGGCAAACAAAGCAGCTCTACAAGCAATGAAAAACAAAGTGTATCTAAAACTATTTATAAACACTTAATGAACGGTGTTTCTAATATGTTACCACTTGTAATCTCTGGTGGTATCTTAATGGCAATTGTATTCTTATTCGGTGAGAATTCATTCGACCCTAAGAGTGATCAATACAATGAATTCGCTGCAAACTTATGGTCAATTGGTAGCGACAGTGCTTTCCAATTAATTGTACCAATCTTAGCAGGTTTCATTGCTCGAAGCATAGCAGATAAACCAGGGTTTGCATCTGGTCTTGTCGGTGGTATGTTAGCAGTAGCAGGTGGTTCAGGATTCTTAGGTGGTATTATTGCAGGTTTCCTTGCAGGTTACTTAACTGAAGGTGTTAAATATATATTTAAAAAATTACCTCAAATGTTTGAAGGTTTAAAACCAACATTAATATACCCAGTATTATCTGTGTCACTTACTGGACTATTAATGGTATACGTTATTAACCCACCAACATCTTGGTTAAACAATTTATTATTAAGTGGATTAGATAGTTTATCAGGTTCTAACATCATGTTACTTGGATTAGTATTAGGTGCTATGATGGCAATTGATATGGGTGGTCCATTTAACAAAGCCGCTTATGTCTTTGCTACAGCCGCTTTAACAGAAGGTAATGCAGCAGCAATTACAGCTGCTATGGTTGGTGGTATGATTCCTCCAATCGCAATCGCAACAGCGATGTTAATATTCAGAAGTAAATTTACAAAAGCACAAAAAGGTTCAGTGATTCCAAACTATGTAATGGGATTATCCTTCATAACAGAAGGTGCAATTCCATTTGCAGCAGCAGATCCGTTACGTGTCATTCCATCCATGATGGTTGGTTCAGGAATCGGTGGTGCAATTGCATTAGGATTAGGTTCTAACATTCAAGCACCACACGGCGGTATATTCGTAATACTTGCAACAGACTTTGGACACGTTCTACAAACGTTATTAGCGGTTGTAATCGGTGCATTAGTAGCAGCAATCATATATGGATTAATCAAACCAAAATTAACAAAAGAACAATTAGAAATTGCTGAAGAAGCATAA
- the pfkB gene encoding 1-phosphofructokinase, translating to MIYTVTFNPSIDYVMFTNQFEVGELNRAHETNKFAGGKGINVSRVLKTLNVKSTATGFVGGFPGEFIKDALAKSDILTDFVEVQDDTRINVKLKSGLETEINGPGPNIEPDHYEQFLSKMKKTTSEDTVIIAGSVPSTLKKPVYQEVAEILKETGANLIVDAEKDLMKSILSYKPKFVKPNKTELEEIFDKQIETDQEVIECAESLLQEGAQAVIVSLGGEGAIYVDQTTKLKAIVPNGQVVNTVGSGDSTVAGMVAGLETGQDIESAFKLAVSCGTATAFNADLAESQDIEKIISEVVIKHI from the coding sequence ATGATATACACAGTTACATTTAATCCATCAATTGACTATGTGATGTTTACAAATCAATTTGAAGTTGGTGAATTAAATAGAGCGCATGAGACAAATAAATTTGCTGGTGGTAAAGGCATTAATGTATCACGAGTTCTTAAAACGTTAAACGTGAAGAGCACAGCTACCGGATTTGTTGGAGGTTTTCCAGGAGAATTTATTAAAGATGCTCTTGCTAAATCAGATATTCTAACTGATTTTGTAGAAGTTCAAGACGATACGAGAATAAACGTGAAGTTAAAATCAGGTCTAGAAACTGAAATAAACGGACCAGGACCAAATATAGAGCCCGATCATTATGAACAGTTTTTATCAAAAATGAAAAAGACAACTTCAGAAGATACGGTCATTATTGCAGGAAGTGTACCAAGTACGCTTAAAAAACCAGTTTATCAAGAAGTTGCAGAAATATTAAAAGAAACAGGCGCAAATTTAATTGTAGATGCTGAAAAGGATTTAATGAAATCGATTCTTTCTTACAAACCTAAATTTGTTAAACCGAACAAAACTGAATTAGAAGAGATATTTGATAAACAGATAGAAACTGACCAAGAAGTCATTGAATGTGCAGAATCATTATTACAAGAAGGCGCACAAGCAGTAATTGTATCACTTGGTGGAGAAGGCGCTATCTATGTGGATCAAACGACAAAACTAAAAGCTATTGTGCCTAACGGTCAAGTAGTAAATACGGTTGGATCTGGTGATAGTACTGTGGCAGGCATGGTAGCTGGATTAGAGACAGGTCAAGATATAGAATCAGCTTTCAAATTAGCTGTAAGTTGTGGGACGGCAACTGCGTTTAATGCAGACTTAGCAGAATCTCAAGACATCGAAAAAATAATTTCTGAAGTGGTTATTAAACATATTTAA
- a CDS encoding DeoR/GlpR family DNA-binding transcription regulator, whose protein sequence is MLTTERHQLIIEEINQRETVSLQELINLTNSSTSTIRRDLSQLEQRGLLKRVHGGATQIAKRHEERNMTDKELRHQDEKQEIARLAASLISDGDTIYLDAGTTTLEMIPFITQQDIIVVTNGLTHVRPLLEKGIPVYMTGGEVKSTTFANIGVNAVKSLERYRFDKAFIGMNGIDLNYGLTTPDPSESEMKETAINLSSQVYVLLDHSKFNEVSFAEVEYEKSIEILTSEKAVQTIRNFDQFKEKYNINGGLQ, encoded by the coding sequence ATGTTAACGACTGAAAGACATCAATTAATCATAGAAGAGATTAACCAACGGGAAACGGTATCTTTACAAGAACTCATCAACTTGACGAATTCAAGTACTTCTACAATTAGAAGAGATTTATCACAACTAGAACAAAGAGGCTTACTTAAACGCGTTCACGGTGGTGCTACTCAAATTGCGAAACGTCATGAAGAAAGAAATATGACGGATAAGGAATTACGTCACCAAGATGAGAAACAAGAAATAGCGAGACTTGCAGCTAGTCTTATTTCGGATGGAGATACCATTTATTTAGATGCTGGGACAACTACTTTAGAAATGATTCCGTTTATTACACAACAAGACATTATCGTAGTTACTAACGGTTTAACACATGTGAGACCGTTATTAGAAAAAGGTATTCCTGTTTATATGACTGGTGGAGAAGTTAAATCAACTACATTCGCAAATATAGGTGTAAATGCAGTTAAATCACTTGAAAGATATCGATTTGATAAAGCTTTTATCGGTATGAATGGAATTGATTTAAACTACGGTCTAACTACACCTGATCCTAGTGAATCAGAAATGAAAGAAACAGCTATCAACTTATCATCACAAGTGTACGTCTTGTTAGATCATTCTAAATTTAATGAAGTGTCATTTGCAGAAGTAGAATATGAGAAATCAATTGAAATTTTAACTTCTGAAAAAGCAGTTCAAACTATACGTAATTTCGATCAATTTAAAGAAAAATATAATATTAACGGAGGACTACAATGA
- a CDS encoding M20 metallopeptidase family protein, producing the protein MNNSKEKLFKLIENNESNMIDIRRHLHQNPELSFEEVNTADYIQSFYKDKDVNIIKPIDGEHAIVVEIKGGREGRTIGLRADFDALPITEETDVPFKSQNEGVMHACGHDVHTAYLMGLADALIEMKEELPGTVKIIHQHAEEKPPGGAKAIVESGVLDDLDEVYGIHIVPAAGPEFIGYNKGPSFSGSSTFKLTINGLGGHAASPHKTHDALVAGTNFVNAIQTIVSRRIDPLDMGVVTIGAFEAPGGYNVIQDSVTIKGTARYLNPALEETMYQEIKKIADSVAVGFDVKYDLDYQYGYPVLYNHPEQTDKVAEILSESVGDYFHQLVEIPQVTGSEDFAYYLQKIPGSFYIVGSKPNGVSEPYMNHHPKFDVNEDCMLVAAKSLAEITLKRLEK; encoded by the coding sequence ATGAATAATTCAAAAGAAAAGCTATTTAAACTGATTGAAAATAATGAAAGTAACATGATTGATATTAGAAGGCATTTACATCAAAACCCTGAATTATCATTTGAAGAAGTGAATACTGCAGACTATATCCAATCATTTTATAAAGACAAAGATGTTAATATTATCAAACCTATTGACGGCGAGCATGCTATTGTCGTTGAAATTAAAGGTGGACGTGAAGGTAGAACAATTGGTTTAAGAGCTGATTTCGACGCTTTACCGATTACAGAAGAAACAGACGTACCTTTCAAATCACAAAATGAAGGCGTTATGCACGCTTGTGGACACGACGTACATACAGCTTACTTAATGGGACTTGCAGATGCCTTAATAGAAATGAAAGAAGAATTACCAGGTACTGTCAAAATCATCCACCAACATGCTGAAGAAAAACCTCCTGGCGGTGCTAAAGCAATTGTAGAATCAGGTGTTCTAGACGATTTAGATGAAGTATATGGTATTCATATCGTACCTGCAGCTGGTCCAGAATTCATTGGATATAATAAAGGTCCTTCATTCTCTGGTAGTTCTACATTCAAATTAACGATAAATGGATTAGGTGGTCACGCCGCAAGTCCACACAAAACACACGATGCTTTAGTAGCTGGAACAAACTTTGTAAATGCTATTCAAACAATTGTTTCAAGACGTATCGATCCGTTAGATATGGGTGTTGTTACAATCGGTGCATTTGAAGCGCCGGGTGGTTATAATGTTATTCAAGACAGTGTCACTATTAAAGGTACAGCTCGATATTTAAATCCAGCATTAGAAGAAACAATGTATCAAGAAATCAAAAAAATTGCAGATAGTGTTGCAGTAGGATTTGATGTTAAATATGATCTAGATTACCAATATGGTTATCCAGTACTTTATAATCATCCTGAACAAACAGATAAAGTAGCTGAAATTTTATCTGAAAGTGTCGGAGATTATTTCCATCAACTAGTTGAGATTCCTCAAGTAACAGGGTCAGAAGACTTTGCATATTATTTACAAAAAATTCCTGGTTCTTTCTATATAGTAGGTAGTAAACCTAACGGCGTATCAGAGCCATATATGAACCATCATCCTAAATTTGATGTAAATGAAGATTGTATGCTCGTAGCAGCTAAATCACTAGCTGAAATCACACTTAAAAGATTAGAAAAATAA
- a CDS encoding aldo/keto reductase — protein sequence MERIRINKNVSYSRIVHGFWRLNKWGYSNQQANNFLHEIVDRGITTMDHADIYGDYTCESLFGDALALTPNLREKIEIVTKCGIILPNENKPKNTGHRYDQSYEHIIESVDQSLLNLKTDYIDTLLIHRPSPLMDPDEMTRAVMHLVEQGKIKAFGISNFKCNQYELLNESLKKEMSHISVNQVEVSPYQLENIEDCTLNRMLQHDVKVMAWSPLAGGKIFDENDKKSRRILEVIQPLASKYNVSISTVIYSWLLKLPSKVMPIVGSSKIERVDEAVKATKLQLTDQEWFNIYVASRGEDIL from the coding sequence ATGGAACGTATTCGTATAAATAAAAATGTTAGTTATTCAAGGATTGTACATGGATTTTGGAGATTAAATAAATGGGGATATAGCAATCAGCAAGCGAACAATTTTTTACATGAAATTGTAGATCGTGGTATTACGACGATGGATCATGCTGATATTTATGGTGATTATACGTGTGAATCTTTATTTGGAGACGCATTAGCATTAACACCGAATTTAAGAGAAAAAATCGAAATTGTCACTAAATGTGGCATTATTTTGCCGAATGAAAATAAACCTAAAAATACAGGTCACCGATATGATCAAAGCTATGAGCACATTATAGAGTCGGTCGATCAATCATTATTAAATCTTAAAACAGACTACATCGATACGTTACTTATACATCGTCCATCTCCACTGATGGATCCAGATGAAATGACAAGAGCTGTCATGCATTTAGTGGAACAAGGAAAAATAAAAGCATTCGGTATTTCTAATTTTAAATGTAATCAATATGAGTTGTTGAACGAAAGTTTAAAAAAAGAAATGTCACATATTTCGGTCAACCAAGTGGAAGTATCACCGTATCAGTTAGAAAATATTGAAGACTGCACATTAAATAGAATGCTCCAACATGATGTTAAAGTTATGGCGTGGAGTCCATTAGCAGGCGGTAAAATATTTGATGAGAACGATAAAAAATCAAGACGCATACTTGAAGTGATTCAACCACTCGCATCCAAATATAACGTCAGCATTAGCACTGTGATATATAGTTGGTTATTAAAATTACCTTCTAAAGTAATGCCAATTGTCGGTTCAAGTAAAATTGAAAGAGTCGATGAAGCGGTTAAAGCGACTAAGCTACAATTAACAGATCAAGAATGGTTTAACATATATGTCGCTTCGCGTGGTGAAGATATATTATAG
- a CDS encoding CobW family GTP-binding protein, which translates to MVQSNENKNKMSVTVLTGFLGSGKTTLLQRLILNAKEAGQKVAIIMNEFGSFDVDSKLLGDDVSSQSLLNGCICCSLKDDIEVVLHNLYHKENPDLVLIEATGIAHPVEVVDACQNPTLIDKVEMPSIIGVMDGKRYLERTRYTIQTKQLMEEQMLYSHLIVINKSDELSAEEKALLKESLQSIKHQPQLHFTNYSNIDDIEMPVNEILAIEGKHSHHHGIQSMNYTFSGPVDMELLFQFLRQLPDSILRIKGFLKFKEEPEQTYLFQYAFGVPQYEPEIMNMPLTIVIIGETIDKAYLRNKLDMLNFS; encoded by the coding sequence ATGGTTCAAAGTAATGAAAATAAAAATAAAATGTCTGTTACAGTTTTGACAGGATTTTTAGGAAGCGGTAAAACAACTTTGCTTCAAAGGCTGATTTTAAATGCTAAAGAAGCTGGTCAAAAAGTCGCGATTATTATGAATGAATTTGGTTCTTTTGATGTTGACAGCAAACTATTAGGTGACGATGTTTCAAGTCAAAGTTTATTAAATGGTTGTATCTGTTGTTCATTGAAAGATGACATTGAAGTCGTCTTACATAATTTATATCATAAAGAAAATCCGGATTTAGTGTTAATTGAAGCTACTGGAATTGCGCATCCAGTTGAAGTGGTAGATGCGTGTCAAAATCCAACATTAATAGATAAAGTTGAAATGCCTTCAATAATCGGTGTAATGGATGGTAAAAGATACTTAGAACGAACACGATATACAATACAGACGAAACAACTTATGGAAGAACAGATGTTGTATTCGCATCTGATCGTTATTAATAAATCTGATGAATTATCAGCAGAAGAAAAAGCATTATTAAAAGAATCTTTACAATCTATTAAGCATCAACCTCAACTTCACTTCACGAATTATTCGAATATAGATGATATCGAAATGCCAGTGAATGAAATATTAGCTATTGAAGGTAAACATAGTCATCATCACGGTATACAATCAATGAATTACACATTTAGTGGACCGGTAGACATGGAACTGCTCTTTCAATTTTTGAGACAGTTACCTGATTCAATACTAAGAATTAAAGGGTTTCTTAAATTCAAAGAAGAACCAGAACAAACTTATTTATTTCAATACGCGTTTGGGGTACCTCAATATGAACCAGAAATCATGAATATGCCCTTAACGATTGTCATAATAGGAGAAACGATAGATAAAGCTTATTTACGAAACAAGTTAGATATGTTGAATTTTTCATAG
- a CDS encoding MarR family winged helix-turn-helix transcriptional regulator, producing the protein MPDNLNIQNQLCFNLYNAQRQVNRYYSNKIFKEYQITYPQYLVLTVLWETAPVNVKKLVTELALDTGTVSPLLKRMENLELIKRERSELDQREVFVHLTEKSEQMREHLHHASHLIQDVSELSDEESQQLNNLLQKLINNVDKINQEK; encoded by the coding sequence ATGCCGGATAATTTAAATATCCAAAACCAGTTGTGTTTTAATTTGTATAATGCGCAAAGACAAGTCAATCGTTATTATTCAAACAAAATTTTTAAAGAGTACCAGATTACTTATCCACAATATTTAGTTCTTACTGTTTTATGGGAAACCGCACCGGTCAATGTTAAAAAGCTTGTAACAGAGTTAGCTCTAGATACAGGTACCGTATCCCCTCTATTAAAAAGAATGGAGAATTTGGAACTCATTAAGCGCGAACGTTCTGAATTAGACCAAAGAGAAGTATTTGTTCATTTAACTGAGAAAAGTGAACAAATGAGAGAACATTTGCATCATGCATCTCATCTCATTCAAGATGTATCAGAATTAAGCGACGAAGAATCACAACAGCTTAACAATTTATTACAAAAACTGATTAATAACGTCGACAAAATTAATCAAGAGAAATAG